Proteins co-encoded in one Campylobacter iguaniorum genomic window:
- a CDS encoding type IV secretory system conjugative DNA transfer family protein, which produces MKLFENCCIKNKIFKSKQKPFTTIGKGFAIEDYKQKKLLDIRQLDENRPNHTFVFGAPGVGKTRLLEGMIEQDIPKGDNVIVIDPKGDIGLFSKMYQIAKLHGREKEVLFLTPIYPQYSIFINPLKNYYLEEEVISHIVSGVPAKDEFFYNVAYETTTAIVKSLLMIRRQTNNPEPINFNEVASYAYYDGLKALHTNISSIKNEEDKDRLLILIEQILASPQDYFAKVSSTLRTTLTQMTTGNIGKIIGNVDENIFIDKLEQGEGVILYIQTGSMLTRQVSSVISKVVISMIQSAVGRYYASGDSFERRLNLYIDEMASSVYMGIETLYAQGRAANVAITGLTQSMADIVAEIGRDRANKLFDLTSTKIVMRLNENSSAQVISNLGGTRKGYSPFLSLNGGITSREVEEINIKPEDITRLQKREFYYFGFEGEFKGKTAPVRESEIMIQMPKIIEKVK; this is translated from the coding sequence ATGAAACTCTTTGAAAATTGTTGTATTAAAAACAAGATTTTTAAGTCAAAGCAAAAACCTTTTACTACAATCGGTAAAGGTTTTGCTATTGAGGACTATAAACAAAAGAAACTTTTAGACATTAGACAACTTGATGAGAACCGTCCTAATCATACTTTTGTGTTTGGTGCCCCAGGGGTTGGGAAAACAAGATTACTAGAGGGGATGATTGAGCAGGACATTCCAAAGGGAGATAATGTAATCGTAATCGATCCAAAAGGTGATATTGGCTTATTCTCAAAAATGTACCAAATAGCCAAGTTACACGGAAGAGAAAAAGAGGTACTTTTTTTAACTCCAATTTATCCTCAATATTCAATATTCATTAATCCATTAAAGAATTATTACCTTGAGGAAGAGGTTATATCTCATATTGTATCTGGAGTACCTGCAAAAGATGAGTTCTTTTACAATGTGGCTTATGAGACAACAACGGCCATCGTAAAATCTCTTTTGATGATTAGGAGACAAACAAATAATCCAGAACCTATCAACTTTAATGAGGTAGCGAGCTATGCTTACTATGATGGACTTAAAGCTCTTCATACAAATATCTCTTCAATTAAGAATGAGGAGGATAAAGACCGATTGCTCATTTTAATTGAGCAGATACTAGCATCACCGCAGGACTATTTTGCAAAAGTATCATCAACGCTTAGAACGACACTTACGCAAATGACAACTGGAAACATAGGGAAGATAATTGGTAATGTTGATGAGAATATCTTTATTGACAAATTGGAGCAAGGGGAGGGAGTTATACTTTATATCCAAACTGGTTCGATGCTTACAAGACAAGTATCATCTGTAATTTCAAAAGTTGTTATTTCTATGATACAAAGTGCCGTAGGTAGATACTACGCATCTGGAGACTCTTTTGAGAGACGATTAAATCTATATATCGATGAGATGGCTTCATCTGTTTATATGGGGATTGAGACACTTTATGCTCAAGGAAGAGCTGCTAATGTTGCGATTACTGGACTTACTCAGTCTATGGCCGACATCGTTGCTGAAATTGGTAGAGATAGAGCTAATAAACTTTTTGACCTTACAAGTACAAAAATTGTTATGAGGTTAAATGAGAATAGCAGTGCTCAAGTTATTTCAAATCTTGGAGGTACTAGAAAAGGATACTCTCCATTCTTATCATTAAATGGTGGGATTACATCCAGAGAGGTTGAAGAGATTAATATAAAACCAGAGGATATAACAAGACTCCAAAAAAGAGAGTTTTATTACTTTGGTTTTGAGGGCGAATTTAAAGGCAAAACGGCTCCAGTAAGAGAGAGCGAAATTATGATACAGATGCCTAAAATCATTGAAAAGGTGAAATAA